From the genome of Pirellulales bacterium:
AGCCGCCGAGGCCATCGACCGAGACGATGAAGATGTCGCGCACGCCCCGATTCTGCAGATCGGTGAGGCACGCCAGCCAGAACTTGGCCCCCTCGGTCTCGTTCAGCCACAGCCCCAGAAGTTCCTTGTGCCCCTCGAAATTCACGCCGATCGCCACGTATAAGCGACGTGGTAGGCGAAGTCCCAAACGATCCAGCAGTGCTGCCTGCGCTTCGTCAGGTTCCGTCACGCAACGTAGACGAACCGTTTTCAAACATCCGTCCTGAGTCCTGGCCGGCAGCACCACATCGGCGCTTTTGATCTTCTCCAGATCGTAAAGCAGCGTGCGTGGAGCATCGCCAAGTCCCGCAGCCCGCATCCAGCCGGCCAATGTCTTCCACATAGCGTAGGCCAGGAAGCAGACCAGGATGTGAGCCTTCACGCGGTCTTCCTGGTGATGCCAGATCGGACGGATCTCCAGCTCGTCCTTGGTGATCCGAAATGCCCATTCCGCTTCCGTCAGTTGGATGTAACGCTTCCATAACGTGGCCGCATCGAGGTTCGTGAGATTGCTTCGCAGCAGGTAGCATCCGTCGGACAACTGGGACCACTCCTCAAATCGCGCGTTGCGTTCCCTTAAAGCGTAATACCGGACGGTCAACCGGACAGTTGGCCGTTCGCGTCCGTTTTCCAACCCAGGGAGCACCTCGCATGTCTGCCAACAAGGTTCGAGTTCCATTCTATCGCCGCCATTTCAGCGGCCAGGCGTTTGTCGAGTTTCAAGGCCGACGCCACTCTTTGGGCATCCACGGTTCGGTCGAGAGCCGAGTCGAATGCCAGCGATTTGTCGAAGCGCTGGCGGCCTCAGAACTGTCGGCCATCCGAACGCTGAGGATCGAGCCGTCGCACGATCTGTCGATCGGCAAGCTGACGGCCGCCTGCTGGCACCATGTCGAAGGCTACTTTCAGAAATACGGCCAGACCGAAACTTTCTTATCGTTGACTCGGTGATTAGGGCGATTGCGACGAAAAAATCATCGCGCGCGACGAAAAAT
Proteins encoded in this window:
- a CDS encoding transposase, with the protein product MSDGCYLLRSNLTNLDAATLWKRYIQLTEAEWAFRITKDELEIRPIWHHQEDRVKAHILVCFLAYAMWKTLAGWMRAAGLGDAPRTLLYDLEKIKSADVVLPARTQDGCLKTVRLRCVTEPDEAQAALLDRLGLRLPRRLYVAIGVNFEGHKELLGLWLNETEGAKFWLACLTDLQNRGVRDIFIVSVDGLGG